One Nitrospirota bacterium genomic window, TTCTTTTTCTGCTTGCTCTTTTGTATGCCTCAAGGCGCGAAATTCTTTGAACTCTTTATATTGGTCCAGAAACTGGGTGTCTATTTTATGTGGATTACGTCGCAGGACATCATAACCTCTTTCTGTTATCTTAAAATAACCGCGGCGGGTACTGTCTAGAAGACCAGCTTTTTTCAAGTAGGTGCGTGCCCATGCAACCCGATTATGAAATATCTCCTGTTGACCACTCTGCAACATTTCTTTTCGCTCATATTCTGTCAAAAGAAATTCCTGAGCAAGAATATCAGTTGCTTCACGGAGAGAGTGTTCATCTTTGTCTCCAGCAAATTTTAAAAGAGGTAACATTATTGTCTGATAATCAGGAATTGCCATGAGAAATAAACCTCTGCACAGACCAAGATCTATTATTATCTTTATTCTATAATAGGTGACACTTTAGCTAAAGCTATCAGGCATGTCAAGCAAGAATAACGGAATGATACTGGAAATCAGAGACGACCTTCCTTTAATGATAAGCTTGGTGGAGGGTACCGGGATCGAACCGGCGACCTTGGCATTGCGAACGCCACGCTCTCCCAACTGAGCTAACCCCCCGATAGTCCGCTTACCCTGCTGTAGCAGATAAAGGTTACGGTTCCATATGAGGAATGTGTTTTGCAAGGACGGGATAATCTTTAAGGTCCGAGGAAAGGAACTGGGCGCCTGCTTCGTATATGCGGCTTATCTGCTTTACCCATTGTATCCTGCAGGGTATGTTTTCCATAATCTTATGATCGCCTGAATTCTCAAAATACATCTTGATCTCAACTTCCTGATTTGCCTTGATCTCTTTGCCTGTGCAGAATCCAACCCCGTTTCTGCTCAGGTTTGTAGAGAATGCGTTGACGTGCGTTCCATTACCCTTGAATGTTATTTCGAGATGCGAAACCATTCTGACCCTTCTGTTAATTCTCCTGTCTTCCATAACACACCCCCTATTGAATTATGCACACCCTTTTTCCTGATCTCTTTAATCTTCCTTCTGCAAATAATTGGACTGCTTCCGGATAGATCATATGCTCCTTCTCAAGGATGCGCGCTGATAATGTCTCTTCAGTATCATTATCAAAGACAGGAACCACTGCCTGTAAGATTACAGGTCCTCCATCAACGTCTATTGTAACAAAATGGACTGAACAACCTGAGTATCTCACCCCGTATTCTAACGCTTGTTGCTGCGCATGTAAACCTTTAAATGATGGAAGAAGTGCAGGATGTATGTTCATTATGTTTCCATCGAATGCGGCGATCAGGACATTTGTCACAAGCCTCATATATCCTGCCAATAGTACAAGTCCTGTATTATGTTCTCTTAACTTTTCTACTATTGCTTCTTCATATTCTTTTTTGTTTTTGAAATCTTTAGGGCTGATGTGGATGCCAGGTATACCATGCTTTCCTGCTCGTTCAAGGGCAAAGGCATCAGATATGTCGCTGATTACGACGACTACTTCTGCATCGAGTTTACCCTGCTCTGATGCATCTATGATTGCCTGGAGGTTCGAGCCCCTGCCGGAGGCCAGGACACCGAGCCTGAGTTTAGGCTGTTTCATCTGCAAGAACCCATCCCACCCCTGCCCTCCCCTTGAAGGGGAGGGAGATTCGTTTCTTATCCCTTCTCATACACTACTTTTCGGCTGCCTTCAGTAATCTCGCCAATAATGTACGGTTCTTCTCCGCATCTTTCCAATTCTTTCAATGAATCTTCAACCTGTTCATCCGGCAGAATCATCACCATACCTATACCCATATTGAAATCTCTGTACATCTCATCTCTTTCTATGTTGCCCCACTTTTCGATAAGATAGAATATGGCTTGTGCATTCCACCTGCCGGGATAAAGGACTGCTTCTGCCCCCTCCGGCAATACCCTCGGTATATTTTCGGTCAATCCGCCACCGGTAATGTGAGCTACCCCCTTAACATCAAAATTATTTATTATATGAAGGACTGTCTTTACATAGATTCTTGTAGGTGTTAGAAGCTCTTCACCTATTGTCTTGCTCAATATGTCCATCGTGTCGGTAACCTTGAAACCCATTTTATCAAAAACCACCTTCCTCGCCAGTGAATAACCGTTGCTGTGAAGTCCTGATGAAGCGAGCCCGATAATCTTATCACCGGGCCTTACTCTGCTTCCATCAATGATACGGTCCCTTTCCACAACTCCGACAGAAAACCCGGCGAGGTCATACTCTGAATCCTGATACATTGCAGGCATCTCAGCAGTCTCTCCTCCTATAAGTGCACATCCCGCACTCCTGCAGCCTTCACTGATTCCCTTCATTACATCCACCATCATCGCCGGCACAAGTTTGCCTGTGGCAAGATAATCGAGGAAGAATAAGGGTTCTGCACCGCAAACTACGATGTCGTTTACGCACATGGCTACCAGGTCTATACCAATGGTATCATGTTTGTTCATCATGAACGCAAGTTTCAGTTTGGTGCCGACGCCATCTGTACCGGAAACAAGGACAGGGTCTTTATACTTTTTTGTGTCAAGCTGAAATAGTCCGCCAAAACCTCCGATGCTGCCGAGGACACCTTGTCTCTTCGTAGCCTCTGTGAGAGGCTTTATGAGCCGGACAAATTCGTTGCCGGCATCAATGTCTACTCCGGCTTGTTTGTATGTCAGGTGGTCTGTCATATTAACCTTTCATACCCCATCCCCACCGTCCCTCCACTTGATCTAGTCAAACTTGATGTGAAGCTCCTTCAACTGTTTCTGTTCAACCTGCGATGGGGCATCTGTCATAGGGCATATCCCCTTCTGTGTCTTTGGAAATGCGATAACGTCACGGATTGACTCTGCGCCTGTAAGGAGCATTATAATCCTGTCAACACCGAAGGCAATCCCGCCATGGGGAGGTGCCCCATACTCAAGCGCCTCAAGGAGAAATCCAAACTTTGCCTCTGCCTCCTCCTCGTTGATGCCAAGCAGTTCAAACATCTTCTTCTGTAATTCCCTCGTATGAATACGAATACTGCCGCCGCCGATCTCTGAACCGTTCATCACTATATCATAAGCCCTTGCCCTTACTGACAGCGGATCACTATCAAGATTCGGGATATCCTCAATCATCGGTGACGTAAACGGGTGGTGCATCGCCACATACCTTTTCTCCTCATCATCATATTCAAGGAGCGGGAAATCCATTACCCAGAGGAAGCTGTATTCATCCTTGTTTATCAGATTGAGGTGATTTGCCATGTGCAGCCTTATCTGGGCCAATGTAGCATTGACGACCTTTGTCTTATCAGCTACAAAGACCATGAGATCACCCTTCACAGCGCCCAGTCTATCCGCAACATCTTTTAACTGATCCTGTGTAAAGAACTTTGTTATCGGCGCTTCAAATCCATTCTCTGTAACCTTTATCCATGCAAGTCCTTTTGCACCATACCCTTTGGCAAACTCCGTCAGGTCATCAAGCTCCTTTCGTGAGGAGCCGGCAAGACCGGGCAATGCAATACCTTTCACAATGCCCTTCTGCTCGATCGTCTGTTTGAAGACTTTAAAATCAACACCGGATGCAATGTCTGAGATGTCCTTTAATTCAAGGCCAAAGCGCAGGTCAGGTTTGTCTATCCCATACCTGTCCATCACCTCTTTATACGGCATCCTCGGGAATGGGGTCTTCACATCAATACCCTTTGTTTCCTTTATCACATTAACAAGCATCTCTTCCATCAGTGAAAGAACATCCTCACGGTCAACAAACGACATCTCCAGATCAATCTGTGTAAACTCCGGCTGCCTGTCGGCCCTGAGGTCTTCATCCCTGAAACACTTTACAACCTGATAGTAGCGGTCAAATCCTGCCACCATGAGAAGCTGTTTGAATAGCTGAGGTGACTGCGGCAGTGCATAAAAATTTCTCGGGTTGAGCCTGCTCGGGACTAAGTAGTCCCTTGCACCTTCAGGGGTGCTCTTCGTCAGAAACGGCGTCTCTACATCAATGAAACCCTTTGTATGCAGGAAATCTCTGACTGAATTGATAAATTTGTAACGGAACAACAGATTGTTTCTGAGTGTCTCACGCCTCAAATCGAGATACCTGTATTTGAGCCTCAGATTTTCTGCAATCTCTGTCTCTTCGTCAATAGGAAATGGAACTGTCTTTGAGGTGTTCAGTATCGTAAGGCTGTCAGCCAAAATCTCTATTTCACCTGTGGGCAGCTTACTGTTTTCCGTACCCTGAGGTCTTGCAGAAACCTCACCATCTACAGCTATAACGAATTCACTCCTCAATTCATGGGCAATCTTATGCACTTTGCTGTCCCGTTCCGGATTAAACACAACCTGGACAAGCCCCTCACGGTCACGCAAATCAATGAAGATAAGCCCTCCATGGTCTCTTCTCCTGTTTACCCAGCCGGTTAGCGATACCTTATTGCCAATGTCGCTTTTTCCTGGTTCGCCACAGTAATGTGTACGTTTCACTATAAAATTACCTTTCAAATCCCCCCTTACCCCCCTTTTCTAAAGGGGGGAATCTGATTTCCTCCTTTGAAAAAGGGGGAGTAAGGGGGATTATTTTCATGCCCATTTGTAAGCACTGGCTCATAACGGTTTATCAGTATATAACCCCACCCCTATCATTGATGGGGAGGGTATTTTCAAGATCGGCGCTATCTGCCAGCCGATGTCTTTTTTTTACTTTTAACAATACCTGCTGCTTCCCTTTTAAGTCTTTTTATCTCATCCGGCGTCATATGCCTGTATTTTCCCAATGGGACATTCCCTAATGCTAAAGACCCGTACGTTACTCGTATAAGCTTTATCACAGGGTAGCCCACCCCCTCCAGCATCCTTCTGACCTGACGGTATCTTCCTTCATGCACAGTTATCTCGACCCATGAGTTGGCATCACTCTTTTTCAACTTTTCGACTTTAGCCGGAGCAGTAACACCCTCCCTGAGTTTAACCCCGCTCCTTAGTTTATCAATCGCCTTATCTTCAATAATCCCTTTGACCTTTGCCAAATATAACTTTGGCATCTCATGAGACGGATGCATAAGTGCATGAGCAAGGTCTCCATCGTTTGTCATAATAAGCAGGCCTTCCGTTTCATAGTCAAGACGCCCGACCGGGACGACCCTCGCCTTAACACCCTTCAGGAGTTCAGTCACAACGGGTCTTCCCTCAGGGTCCTTCATAGACGTAATGAACCCCCTCGGTTTGTTAAGAACAATGTACGTCTTGCTTTGAGGAAGATGGATAAGCTTCCCGCTGACTTTTATCGCATCCTTTTCAGGATCAGCCTTGGTTCCGAGTTCTGTGACAACCTGGCCATTGACGGTAACGCTCCCTTCCAGAATAAGCTGTTCAGCCTTGCGTCTAGATGCAGCGCCTGCGGCTGATATAATCTTCTGTAATCTTTCCTGCATAATTACTCCCATTCAATAGTGCTGGGAGGTTTGGAACTGATATCATATACCACCCTGTTCACTCCCTTAACCTCATTAATTATCCTGTTCGATATCCGGCCAAGGAGATCATACGGGAGTTTTACCCAGTCTGCCGTCATCCCGTCCATACTCGTAACGGCCCTGAGCGCGATGACATTTTCATACGTCCTCTCATCACCCATAACCCCAACAGTCTTAACAGGAAGAAGCACTGCAAAGGACTGCCATATTTCTTTATAAAGCCCCTCCTTCTTTATCTCCTCCAGTACAATTGCGTCTGCCTCCCGCAACATGCTCAATCTCTCTTCTGTTACTTCTCCCAGCACCCTTATTGCGAGACCAGGGCCTGGAAAAGGCTGCCTCCAGAGGATATCATCAGGTATGTCAAGTTCTTTACCAAGGACACGAACCTCATCTTTGAACAACTCTCTCAAAGGCTCAATGAGATCAAGTTCCATCCTGTCAGGAAGACCGCCAACATTGTGATGAGTCTTGATAGTCGCTGACGGTCCCTTGAAGGAAACACTCTCTATAACGTCCGGATACAGAGTCCCCTGTGCAAGGAATTCCGCCTTTCCAGTCTTCTTAGCCTCTTTCTCAAATATCCTTATAAACTCTCTCCCTATAATCTTCCGCTTTTTTTCAGGGTCGGTAACACCCTCCAGTTTTCTCAGAAACGAATCTGAGGCATCAATATACTTCAGGTTTAAGTGTAGTGTCTCACTGAACATCTTTTGAACCTTCTCTGCCTCACCCTTGCGAAGCAGTCCATTGTCAACAAAGATACTGGTCAGCTGTCCCCCAACTGCACGGCTGACAAGCGTAGCAACTACAGTGGAATCAACTCCTCCGCTGAGTGCGCATATAACATGTTTACGGCCTACTTTCTTCTTGATCTGTTCTGTGGAATAGTCCAGGAACGACTTCATCGTCCATGTGGCTGAACATCCGCATATATTGTATACAAAATTCTGGACTATTTTGGTGCCGTTCTGGGTATGCACTACCTCCGGATGAAATTGCAGGCCGTACAACCTTCTCAGGTCATCACCCATTGCAGCAATTGGAGAATTTGCCGTATGTCCTATTGCGGAAAATCCTTCCGGCAGCTCATCTATCTTGTCCCCATGACTCATCCAAACAACCGAGCCATTACCTACCCCCTCAAGGACATTAGTATCATCATCAATGTACAGCTCTGCCTTACCATACTCCCTCTTATGGGCCTTTTCAACTTTCCCTTCAAAGAGGTGTGTCATAAGCTGCATGCCATAACATATCCCGAGTACAGGCACATTCAGATTAAATATCTTGTCTGTACATATAGGAGCGCCCTTCTCGTAGACGCTTGAGGGACCGCCGGAAAGGATGATACCTTTAGGGTTAAACTTTTTAATCTTCGCTAATGGCACATTGTACGGCATTATCTCGGAATAGACCCTGGCCTCTCGCACACGCCTCGCAATAAGCTGAGTGTACTGGGAACCAAAATCAAGAACAATAATCTTTTCTGAATGAATATCTTTCATCATTCTATCTTATACCTCTCCCTCAAGGTGATAATTGGGCGCCTCTTTTGTTATTATAACGTCATGAACGTGTCCCTCTCTGTAACCGGCAGCGGAGACCCGCACAAACCTTGCTTTTGCCTTTAACTCTTCAATAGACCCGCACCCGCAATATCCCATGCCGGATCTCAATCCCCCGACAAGCTGGTATATCACTGCAGAAAGAGTCCCTTTGTAAGGCACACGTCCTTCTATTCCTTCCGGGACAAGTTTTTTTTCACCAACTTCACCCTCCTGGAAATAGCGGTCCCTGCCTCCCCGCTCCATCGCCCCCAGGGAACCCATACCGCGATATACCTTGTAACTTCTGCCCTGAAGCAAAACAACCTCACCCGGGCTTTCCTCTGTTCCCGCAAAGAGTCCTCCTATCATAACAACATCAGCGCCGGCTGCAATTGCCTTCACGATATCTCCCGAGTATTTAATCCCGCCATCGGCAATAACAGGAACTCCGTGAGATTTTGCGACCTCAGAGCATCTTGATATGGCCGTTAACTGCGGCATACCGGCGCCTGATACAACCCTTGTAGTACATATGGAACCCGGACCAACACCTACCTTGACGGCATCTACCCCGGCACTTATAAGGTCCTTAGCTCCCTCGGACGTAGCAATATTGCCTGCAATAACGCTCATATCAGGAAATGTCTTCTTGATATACTCAACCATCTCTATAACCCTTATTGAATGACCATGAGCGGTGTCCACTACTAAAACATCAACTCCGGCAGTGATCAGGATATCCACCCTCCTCTTCTCATCCTCACCAACCCCAACGGCAGCTCCAACCCTAAGCCTCCCCATCTGATCTTTACACGCATTGGGATGCTGAATCCTCTTCTCTATATCTTTTATAGTGATCAGTCCTTTAAGGTTAAAGGCTTCGTCAACAACAGGTAGTTTTTCAATCCTGTTCTTCTGAAGGATTTCCTTTGCATCTTCGAGGGTTGTCCCGACCGCTGCTGTAATCAGATTATCCTTTGTCATAACGTCAGCGACATTAAGCTCAAGCCTCTTTTCAAACCTCAGGTCTCTGTTGGTGAGAATTCCTACCAACTTTTCATTCTCAGTCACAGGGATACCGGAGATCCTGTACCTCTTCATTATATCAAGCGCATCATAAATCTTTTGATGGGGAGATATAGTAACAGGGCGCATTATCATCCCGCTCTCAAACTTTTTTACCATCTCAACCTCAATGGCCTGTTTCTCAGGAGGCATTGCCCTGTGCATGATCCCGATTCCACCGGCCCGAGCTACAGCTATGGCAAGCCGTGCCTCTGTTACTGTATCCATGGCAGCGCTCACTATGGGTATGTTAAGCTTGATGTTCTTTGTCAGCCGTGAGCTTGTGTCAACATCCTTTGGATGGATATCCGCCCTCGAAGGCACTAATACTACATCATCAAATGTAACTGCCTCTTCCAAATCATCATTCAACATAAAACACCTCCGGTACATAATATTTTTAAGGATTCCCCTTAAAAATGTTATGTGATGTTAACAAAATAGGGAGAAGGACGTCAAGTTACTTTATTGAAGTTGAGCAATTGAATATACATTACGGGGGGATGCTATTAATGAGTAATCTCATAGCACATTCTCATGAATGGTCAGTATGTTATGGGTAATTATTTAAAAAGTACAGTTCCAATCTGACTTTGATGAGGCGAATCACTATATATAGTATCTACAGCACCTCACTTATGCAAGATAGATGCCCCGGGGTCAGTAAGCCGGGGCATTCCATCCCTGCCTGAGACTATCTCAGGCCGCCTTGCGATACTCTTCATGCTCCTCAAATACATCTATATCTTTTCTGCTTACTCTACCCCTCTTATCTGCATTGAAAGAACTCCTGCCAAGAATATATAGAACTGATAAGGTCACGAAGAAGTATCCGATGGTTATATACGCAATTATTTCTGGTATATTCATCTGAATCACCTCCCGATAGTTGCACTGATAATGGGTCTCATTATCATTTTTATGATAACACTTTAAAACATCAGCGTAAATCACCTGAACAGTGTATTTATTTGGTTTGTCAGAAGTAATGCCTGAGTGATGGAAGCTAATGTTATACCTTAATAGCCTGTCTGATAATTGTCTTCCATTTTTCCGGCGCAGCTTTCCTTGTATCACTCAGGTATATCTCATGGTGTTTGCCAGAGAGTTTAAAGCCATGCTCATTGATATATTGATGTATCTTCACAATGGCAGGACCTTCCTCTGAAAATGGACCATGTGCGTGGAACTTCTACGATTTCCAGTTTTTTTGCAGATGCACTGTATAAGTGTTTAAGTTCTTTCTTGTAGTCTATCTTATTCATCTTTCCTTCTGCAATCCCCGTTAATTACTTTGGTGTCTGCGGAATGGGCATTACCTCACTACCTTTTCGAACATCTCGGAATTATTCATAGCATATTTCTACACCTAACAACTTGATCAGCTAGTACCGGATTTATCGGTGATTGGCTGCATCCAATGGTTACCTCATTGAAACAGTTCCTTTTCAATCAACTTCATGTACTTATTCACGTAATACATATCAGGGTCGTGCTTAATGGCTCTTACACGTATACCAAATCCGGGATTCTCGATATCTGTCGGGTTGAAAAGTATAAACCCGATACCAAATACCATGCAGAGGGAATCGAGTCTCGCAATGTCATCTTGTGGAGAATTCTTTGGTATGACGAGGTATGCCTTGTGGCTGAATAGCCGATAGGAGCAGGTTTGGCCAAATGCGGTGATAAGTTGATTAACGTCTGTTTTTATTTCGGCAGAAACGATTTCAATAGAAGACTGGATTATGTCACTTCGTTTTGACTCATTTTTTCCTACGACATCGGGTGTTCCCCATTTGTCCTTGAATTTGTTTCCACCGAGGGCAATTGCTTTGGTGCAGTCTTCGAGTTCGTTAACAAGCCAGTCCGCAAAAGGTCCATAGAAATCCTCTTCCTTAACGGCCATGGCCTGCTTCGATTTGGGCACCACAAGCTCCGGCGGGAGGGGCGTGGCGTCATCTGGTTTGAACCTTGTGAGCCTGAACAAACCACGAGACGGTTTATATATTTTCGGAGATTGCTGAACATCGAGATCCCATACCGTGCCGCGAATAGTGTTAACCGGTACGTCCGGCATAGTTTTCGATATTTTTTTCACAAATTCAGAATAGCGCAATCCGTCAGGATTGCTGTCCAGTAGCTCTAAAGCCTTTTCTACAATCATCTCTCTTCGCGTTGCCATTTCAGTCCTCAATTTTGGAGATAACTATGTTTATATAGATCCGTATAACACCCTAATAATCTTTCATGTGCCGTATCAGACACCCGCAAAAAAAGACCTCATTTCATTATTATCCATGCGATATCTCTCTGTTGCACCGCGGCGGTGTTTTTATCACAGTGTCTTAAGCGGATAGGCAAATATTCTCCATAACAACCTCAACATGCATTAAAGTCAACGGGACTTCGAACGAAGCGAGACCGCATGGTCGGACCACCTTCCCCACAAACTGTCTATGATCCGTGATCACGCCTCGCAATGATTATCATAATACAAGATGCTTGATTTATGTCAAGAAAAACAGAACCTATACGCGATAAAAAACACACACTGCTAAACTGTGAAATAGATACAATCAAATTCTATATCTGTTTTAGGTCTAAACCTTTACATTGATTTTAAAAGATAATATACTCGCTACAAAGTAGGGTGTAGACATGATAAAAAATAAGGCATTAGGTTTTGATGAGATTATAAACCTCTATGACGAGTTGTTCCCTGATAAAAAAAGCCGTAGAGATAATCAGGATTCTTGAACATGCCGGAGACGTAAAGGCTTATGCCCTTATAGGTGGTCTGGCTGTCGGCGGATGGATCACGCCGAGGGCTATTCGGGATATAGGCTGACTTATCTGTTATGAACCGATCCTCAATCGAATCTGGCAATTGATTTATCAATGGAGACAATCAAAACGGTTGACATCTTCAAGAGCAATAAGAAGATTTTCATCTGGATACTTGCGGCCTTTGTCCTTTTCACGGTAGCGGGGTTCTTTATCGTACCTCCCGTCCTCAAGTTTTTTCTCATTAAGAAACTCTCTGAAGGTCTTAACAGGAAGGTCACTATAGGAAAGATACAGTTTAATCCATACGCCCTCTCGCTGAAGATAACAGGTTTTAAGGTCCTCGAGCGCACGAGCGCGGATACATTCGCATCATTTGATGAACTTTACATAAACATTCAGGCCGTTTCCATCGTCAAACGGGGGATTGTGATCCGGGAAGCCCGCCTGAAGGCACCCTATGTAAGAATACAATATAATGAAGACCGTTCCTACAATTTATCTGATCTTCTGGTAAATAACCCGACTGGGCCTGATGTAAAGAAAGATCCGTTCCGGTTCTCCATTAATAATATCAGAATAATTGACGGTAGTCTCGACTTCTCGGACAACCCTAAAAAGAAACTCCATACTGTCAGAGACATCCTGATAAAAATTCCCTTTATCTCTAATCTTCCCTATTATGTTGATACATTTGTAGAACCTGCATTTGAGGCACGGTTCAATGATAAACCTGTAACCCTGAGCGGCACAAGCAAGCCGTTTGCGGATTCACTTCACACCAGGGTTGAGATCAGTTTAAAAGATTTTGATATACCTTATTATCTCGCATATCTACCTTTTGATCTGAACTTCTCTCTGCCTTCTGCAAAAATGGATGCCGCTTTAGAAATATCCTTTACCCAGGATAAGAACATAAAGCAGACTATCGGGGTCAACGGGCCGATCACCTTCAAAGAGGTCAGTACCGAGGGAAGGGATGGAAGCCCCCTAATAAACCTCCCCCTGCTGAATATCGTAATAGCCACCCCCGATGTAATGAGCTCTGAATTCCACTTCGCAAAAGTACTTTTAGATTCACCGGAGATCTACGCCGTACGCTTTAAAAACGGGACGCTGAATTTGCACTCATTCATTCCTGATGCCAAAGGCAATACATCCGTAGAAAAGACGGCTTACCGGGACAATCCAGTACAAATCAGCATTGACGACATTCAGATTAAAGAAGGCATGATCTTGTTTGAAGACCGTTTGCCTGAAAATAAATTCAGTGCCAGGCTTAATCACATTAACATTCATTCAACTGGTTTCAGCACGGAGAAGGATCATTCGACATTGATTGATGCGTCACTGCAGACCGAATCACGAGAGTCTCTGAAGTTAACCTCCAAAGTAATCCTTGATCCGTTTTCATCAGAAGGGAAAGCAGATGTTTCCGGCATAATCCTCAGCAAATATTCACCATACTACTCAAGGCAAATACTCTTCGATATCAGGGAGGGATCCCTTGACCTGTCTACGGGTTATTCATTTAAGAAACAAGGACCTGCCCCTCAGATACACCTTTCAGACATGACAGCACGACTGAAATCGCTGAAATTAAGAACGGGGGATGAAAAAGATGACTTTCTTCAAGTCCCCTCACTTTCAATAGAGGGCGCCGGCGTTGAGATTCCCGATAATAAAATCACCATTGGTAAATTTACAACAAGTAATGGAATGATTAAAGCGAAACGACGTCAGGACGGTAACATCAATCTTTTCCGGCTGATTCCCGACACGCCGGTTAGGGGTACGGCTGTTAAGACCGAACCATCCCATGAGAAAGGCAATAAATGGGATATTATCATGAAAGACCTCCTTGCTGAAAATTACACTGTTATGTTTGAGGATCTCGCAGTTTCACAACCTGTTTCCCTGACCGCTGACAAAATCAGGCTGAAGGGACGCAATATCT contains:
- a CDS encoding DUF748 domain-containing protein; this translates as METIKTVDIFKSNKKIFIWILAAFVLFTVAGFFIVPPVLKFFLIKKLSEGLNRKVTIGKIQFNPYALSLKITGFKVLERTSADTFASFDELYINIQAVSIVKRGIVIREARLKAPYVRIQYNEDRSYNLSDLLVNNPTGPDVKKDPFRFSINNIRIIDGSLDFSDNPKKKLHTVRDILIKIPFISNLPYYVDTFVEPAFEARFNDKPVTLSGTSKPFADSLHTRVEISLKDFDIPYYLAYLPFDLNFSLPSAKMDAALEISFTQDKNIKQTIGVNGPITFKEVSTEGRDGSPLINLPLLNIVIATPDVMSSEFHFAKVLLDSPEIYAVRFKNGTLNLHSFIPDAKGNTSVEKTAYRDNPVQISIDDIQIKEGMILFEDRLPENKFSARLNHINIHSTGFSTEKDHSTLIDASLQTESRESLKLTSKVILDPFSSEGKADVSGIILSKYSPYYSRQILFDIREGSLDLSTGYSFKKQGPAPQIHLSDMTARLKSLKLRTGDEKDDFLQVPSLSIEGAGVEIPDNKITIGKFTTSNGMIKAKRRQDGNINLFRLIPDTPVRGTAVKTEPSHEKGNKWDIIMKDLLAENYTVMFEDLAVSQPVSLTADKIRLKGRNISTIGNSKGRLSLALNFQGKGSLNAGGTVGIHPLTADFKVNLKDISINPLQAYFTDRVRILVTDGIVLADGDLLLKETDKNNIVAGYKGSASVVRFASVDKENAEDFLKWNSLYVGGMDIISNPVSVDIDEISLSEFYSRLIVNPDGILNVQKIFAVMEATDEKPPGQRDAGKPAVPQEDKSSKVVKIGRITLQGGTINFTDNYIKPSYSADLLDIGGSVSGLSSDKDQYADVELRGTLNNYAPLEIRGKINPLIKDLFVDLKADFKNIDLSPVTPYSGRHLGYTVEKGKLTLSMKYLIADNKLDADNKIFLDQFTLGEKVDSPVAAKLPVKFAIALLKDRSGVIDLDLPVTGKLDDPDFKIGRIIIKVLLNIIVKATTSPFALIGSLAGGGEELSFLEFDYGRTAVSDDGIKKLDTLTKALFDRPSLNLEIAGYTDSEKDRAQLKQNRFEQKIKAQKLKEVIKKGGQAVTVNDIKIEDEEYEKYLKMAYIEENFPKPRNFIGMLRNLPADEMEKLMLTNIKITDDDLRRLAAQRASQVRDHILKTGQVEPERIFLIEPRTLQPEKKENQKASRVEFNLN